Proteins encoded in a region of the Streptomyces violaceoruber genome:
- a CDS encoding sacsin N-terminal ATP-binding-like domain-containing protein: MRKRVHDKALIEVRGCLRDWDDGRDAAREAKAVAETIIAPEYEGRVLIELLQNAHDAHLARAADGRIEIRLDEDEGEYGTLYVANGGTPFGGKNFKDLCRIALSSKRADAGIGHKGVGFKSVLHLCDAPEIYSVAREGSRVPDGFTFRFARLDDYDALAREVAPERADFDDYLKKTLLTLKVPVFLEEAPKSVHNFMRRGFVTVVRLPLKSADARSAVGAQMRELMDENAPFELFLDRLERVRLERRVAGKTRGKTYDRQVEVLHQARGLKVQQVTLRRRMRLIVVCGKVAPDRAREALTASIEKSGMRRDWMAWEKKAEVRVAVPVADPLREGRLYTFLPMGEQIPTPLRGFVHAPFFAEMNRRSFNEAVPWNGLLLDTVAETCARAVLATVEGRAPIPAGALVDLMCWRSPTALTRLTSAFQRLGHGIAQVPFMPVIATASGTRTSLHRAVLWEGKEHATAFTPHPVAASGVTDLLDPQLHFVRLRRLVSLARSVGTRLEPPSERLASWAERLAEAAASAPFDPGWWADFYYDLSQEFPDGSDLTGKRIILTSGSASPAPAGGEGVFFDRESLRGGSLPALPDGLSGRLHFVHEGIAWTGKGQKRRAQGRTWLRTAGLVHEYGADRVLEVVAAALRADGEGGVEDSVRLACLRYACAVSHALETEGRRAPRLKDLRVPTRGGWQEASRAMFGPGWPGEHSSVDDTLTRFLERVRGLSSVLTQTEQRLLPRPEELCGDTLPVEAMRRFLERHGVAHGLRPRHEGFRTEVRGQDLNWPARFWVPNRRDLLPQWRTTAERWPNRRRVGYLKVAYHSRAHSADVLPGQDDYAAFGEEDRRLYAELIVHGLAFSWLDSALEMHFVRHTDSAGTPWPTPLAAFLAQAPWIPQTTVPGATAEGIVFATAGRAWWGQGTQSPPPFLSVVPATLRSRRSAKLVARLGLLGIRSWDDPGTALDRLSYLPNLVQAGPHLREGRHAHEIGQEYEKAWAQLLPANGGTRTTDGGPATPPHRLLVHRAGALEPLDAAETDEPVFVPDPDGAQNRALLDRIPVPVIPIRDRALGARVHAFLDQGTTFDVQRCGDATHDIQVNGLPIREAMRLPLTQYAGPWLLTLVAALVEFDEERASRTEPVTVAEATTLLRRCEVTVADEAVVWIAGHRLTENGTDRALLHPHPDRPCVVVMHNGARTGWRVLRTAAPALAALIRAPYLADILWKALTRLEERDLKTDDVSEEDLADVLELRQHQLRVILAERASQRSGSARLVPLLACLYLDLAEELQQRVEEFPDRAALLAWLTARTGAPDAERLMRLLDDDDPERQLRALSVTLAEANRAWRALSLPQIDNTDRHEQQFATWLQRNRPALAERIRDAHADVHRSGRSLAAYVRLRGLPTLAPDPTWHTTLWDLTDQLLQAHADAWLTRSLPAQPSTSRALPPLTEVREASTTAVHQHLPRLRQLIQEWQRLHPTSHTVVPPPPQEVLRALDDEGLLDFEVLSTKALITWLSHHGHWPTDMPLSDRRAQLGLSPTSSSAPAGNSGTAAGTGQSGAPVPGPQVALNGRLVPAGPDDLAALAREVAADLTPEQRATSATAVTTLAPRIPRPRTPSQPGTGSQGGSYQAAGNDQDRTVPVGVAGEAAVAAWLHKQFGVEPQDSWKSSLRVHGLAGAQPGDDRLGYDFLIHDGDATYLYEVKASTGDSGEIILGESEVRRASRLAPGETYFIVYVSHVFDRDRRAITVLPNPFGAPDLAGYELVSTQLRLRFNLG; this comes from the coding sequence GTGCGCAAGCGCGTTCACGACAAGGCACTCATCGAGGTGCGGGGCTGTCTGCGGGACTGGGACGACGGCCGTGACGCGGCACGCGAGGCCAAGGCGGTGGCCGAGACGATCATCGCGCCCGAGTACGAGGGCCGGGTGCTCATCGAGTTGTTGCAGAACGCGCACGACGCGCACCTGGCCCGCGCCGCCGACGGACGTATCGAAATCCGGCTGGACGAGGACGAGGGTGAGTACGGCACCCTCTATGTGGCCAATGGCGGCACGCCGTTCGGCGGCAAGAACTTCAAGGACCTGTGCCGCATCGCCCTATCCAGCAAGCGTGCCGACGCGGGGATCGGCCACAAGGGCGTGGGCTTCAAGAGCGTGCTGCACCTGTGCGACGCACCCGAGATCTACAGCGTGGCCAGGGAGGGATCCCGGGTCCCCGACGGATTCACCTTCCGGTTCGCCCGGCTCGATGACTACGACGCGCTCGCCCGGGAGGTGGCACCTGAACGCGCCGATTTCGACGACTACTTGAAGAAAACTCTGCTCACGTTGAAGGTGCCGGTCTTCCTGGAGGAGGCACCGAAGAGCGTTCATAACTTCATGCGCCGGGGCTTCGTCACCGTCGTCCGTCTGCCGCTGAAGTCGGCCGACGCGCGCTCGGCCGTCGGGGCACAAATGCGGGAACTCATGGACGAAAACGCCCCGTTCGAGCTGTTTCTTGACCGGCTGGAACGTGTCCGGCTGGAGCGGCGGGTCGCAGGGAAGACCCGGGGCAAGACGTATGACCGCCAGGTGGAGGTGCTGCACCAGGCCCGCGGCTTGAAGGTGCAGCAGGTCACCTTGCGCCGGCGGATGCGACTGATCGTCGTCTGCGGGAAGGTCGCCCCGGACCGCGCCCGGGAGGCGCTCACCGCGTCGATCGAGAAAAGCGGGATGCGACGCGACTGGATGGCTTGGGAGAAGAAGGCCGAGGTTCGCGTCGCCGTACCGGTCGCCGATCCCCTGCGGGAGGGGCGGCTGTACACCTTCCTGCCGATGGGCGAGCAGATCCCGACGCCCCTGCGCGGCTTCGTTCACGCCCCGTTCTTCGCCGAAATGAACCGGCGCTCGTTCAACGAGGCGGTGCCGTGGAATGGCCTGCTGCTCGACACCGTGGCCGAGACGTGTGCCCGCGCGGTGCTCGCCACGGTCGAGGGACGGGCCCCCATTCCCGCCGGAGCGCTGGTCGACCTGATGTGCTGGCGGTCGCCCACGGCACTGACCCGGCTCACTTCCGCCTTCCAGCGGCTGGGTCACGGCATCGCCCAGGTGCCGTTCATGCCTGTGATCGCCACGGCGTCCGGCACGCGCACCTCCCTGCACCGGGCAGTGCTGTGGGAAGGCAAGGAGCACGCCACGGCCTTCACCCCGCACCCGGTCGCCGCCAGTGGGGTCACCGATCTCCTCGACCCGCAGCTGCATTTTGTACGGCTGCGGCGGCTGGTGTCTCTCGCGAGGAGTGTGGGCACGCGCCTCGAACCGCCGTCGGAGCGCCTCGCCTCCTGGGCGGAGCGGCTCGCCGAGGCCGCCGCCAGTGCCCCCTTCGACCCTGGATGGTGGGCGGACTTCTACTACGACCTCTCGCAGGAGTTCCCCGACGGCTCGGACCTGACCGGCAAGCGGATCATTCTCACATCCGGGTCGGCGTCGCCGGCACCGGCTGGCGGGGAAGGCGTCTTCTTCGACCGCGAGTCCCTGCGGGGCGGCTCCCTTCCGGCCCTGCCCGACGGACTGTCCGGCCGTCTGCACTTCGTACACGAGGGCATCGCCTGGACCGGCAAGGGCCAAAAGCGCAGAGCGCAGGGCCGCACCTGGCTCAGGACCGCCGGCCTCGTCCACGAGTACGGAGCCGACCGGGTGCTCGAGGTCGTGGCCGCGGCACTGAGGGCGGACGGAGAGGGCGGAGTCGAGGACAGCGTGCGCCTGGCCTGCCTTCGCTACGCCTGCGCGGTCTCCCACGCGCTGGAGACCGAGGGGCGCAGGGCTCCGCGGCTGAAGGATCTCCGGGTACCGACCCGGGGCGGCTGGCAGGAGGCGAGCCGTGCCATGTTCGGGCCGGGATGGCCCGGTGAGCACTCTTCCGTCGATGACACTCTGACCCGGTTCCTGGAGCGCGTCCGGGGACTGTCGTCCGTACTCACCCAGACGGAGCAGCGGCTCCTCCCGCGCCCCGAAGAGCTGTGCGGGGACACGCTCCCCGTCGAGGCCATGCGGCGCTTCCTCGAACGGCACGGCGTCGCTCACGGCCTGCGTCCCCGGCACGAGGGCTTCCGCACCGAAGTGCGAGGCCAGGATCTCAACTGGCCCGCTCGATTCTGGGTTCCGAACCGGCGGGATCTGCTGCCGCAGTGGCGGACGACCGCCGAGCGCTGGCCGAACCGGCGGCGGGTCGGTTACCTCAAGGTGGCCTACCACTCACGCGCCCATTCCGCGGACGTGCTGCCCGGACAGGACGACTACGCCGCCTTCGGCGAGGAGGACCGCAGGCTCTACGCGGAACTCATCGTGCACGGCCTCGCCTTCTCCTGGCTCGACTCCGCGCTGGAGATGCATTTCGTACGCCACACCGACTCCGCGGGCACCCCCTGGCCCACTCCGCTGGCCGCCTTCCTCGCCCAAGCGCCGTGGATCCCGCAGACCACCGTCCCAGGCGCTACCGCTGAGGGGATCGTGTTCGCCACGGCGGGCCGGGCCTGGTGGGGGCAGGGCACGCAGTCCCCGCCCCCTTTCCTCAGCGTGGTGCCCGCGACCTTGCGCAGCAGGCGGTCCGCCAAGCTCGTGGCACGCCTCGGCCTGCTCGGCATCCGCTCCTGGGACGACCCCGGCACCGCGCTCGATCGGCTCAGCTATCTGCCCAACCTGGTGCAGGCCGGCCCGCACCTGCGCGAAGGCAGGCACGCGCACGAGATCGGGCAGGAGTACGAGAAGGCGTGGGCCCAGCTGCTGCCCGCGAACGGCGGCACACGCACCACCGACGGCGGGCCTGCCACGCCACCGCACCGGCTGCTGGTCCACCGGGCCGGTGCACTCGAACCCCTGGACGCGGCGGAGACGGACGAGCCGGTCTTCGTCCCGGACCCGGACGGCGCCCAGAACCGGGCCCTCCTGGACCGCATCCCGGTACCTGTGATCCCGATCAGGGACAGGGCGCTGGGCGCCCGGGTCCACGCCTTCCTCGACCAGGGGACGACGTTCGACGTCCAACGGTGCGGCGACGCCACACACGACATCCAGGTTAACGGGCTGCCCATCCGTGAGGCGATGCGCCTGCCGCTGACCCAGTACGCGGGCCCCTGGCTGCTCACCCTGGTCGCGGCCCTGGTGGAGTTCGACGAGGAGCGCGCGTCCCGGACGGAGCCCGTGACCGTGGCCGAGGCGACCACCCTGCTGCGCCGCTGCGAGGTGACCGTGGCCGACGAGGCCGTCGTCTGGATCGCCGGACACCGTCTCACCGAGAACGGCACGGACCGCGCCCTGCTCCACCCACACCCCGACCGGCCCTGTGTCGTCGTCATGCACAACGGGGCGCGCACCGGCTGGCGGGTGCTCCGTACCGCCGCACCCGCCCTGGCCGCTCTCATCCGCGCGCCCTACCTCGCGGACATCCTGTGGAAGGCACTGACCCGGCTGGAGGAGCGGGACCTGAAGACGGACGACGTTTCCGAGGAGGATCTCGCGGACGTCCTGGAGCTACGGCAGCACCAGCTGCGCGTAATCCTCGCCGAGCGCGCCTCGCAGCGCTCCGGCAGCGCGCGGCTCGTGCCGCTCCTCGCCTGCCTCTACCTCGACCTCGCGGAGGAACTCCAACAGCGCGTCGAGGAATTCCCCGACCGTGCAGCCCTCCTGGCCTGGCTCACCGCCCGCACCGGCGCACCCGACGCGGAACGCCTCATGCGGCTCCTCGACGACGACGATCCGGAACGGCAGCTGAGGGCCCTGTCCGTAACCCTGGCCGAAGCCAACCGCGCCTGGCGCGCACTGAGTCTGCCGCAGATCGACAACACCGACCGGCACGAACAGCAGTTCGCGACCTGGCTCCAGCGAAACCGTCCCGCACTCGCCGAGCGGATCAGGGACGCCCACGCCGACGTCCACCGCTCCGGCCGGTCCCTGGCCGCCTACGTGCGCCTGCGGGGCCTGCCCACACTCGCGCCGGACCCGACCTGGCACACGACACTCTGGGACCTCACCGACCAGCTCCTCCAAGCTCACGCGGACGCCTGGCTGACCCGATCGCTCCCCGCACAACCGTCGACGTCCCGCGCGCTGCCGCCGCTCACCGAGGTCCGCGAAGCATCCACCACCGCCGTCCACCAGCACCTGCCGCGTCTACGGCAGCTGATCCAGGAATGGCAGCGTCTGCACCCGACGAGCCACACCGTGGTGCCGCCGCCCCCGCAAGAGGTGCTACGAGCGCTGGACGACGAAGGGCTGCTGGACTTCGAGGTCCTATCCACGAAGGCGTTGATCACCTGGCTCAGCCACCACGGCCACTGGCCGACGGACATGCCCCTGTCGGACCGGCGCGCCCAACTCGGGCTGTCCCCGACGAGCTCGTCGGCGCCTGCCGGGAACAGCGGCACGGCCGCGGGCACAGGCCAGTCCGGAGCACCCGTGCCCGGCCCCCAAGTGGCTCTGAACGGCAGGCTCGTCCCGGCGGGCCCCGACGACCTGGCCGCACTGGCCCGTGAGGTGGCCGCGGACCTGACACCGGAACAACGCGCCACTTCGGCCACGGCCGTGACCACGCTCGCGCCCCGCATTCCCCGGCCGCGCACCCCGTCACAGCCCGGAACGGGATCGCAGGGCGGTTCCTACCAGGCCGCGGGCAACGACCAAGACCGCACCGTGCCTGTGGGCGTAGCGGGAGAGGCGGCGGTGGCCGCCTGGCTGCACAAGCAGTTCGGCGTCGAACCACAGGACTCATGGAAGTCCAGCCTGCGCGTGCACGGACTCGCCGGAGCACAGCCGGGGGACGACCGGCTCGGCTACGACTTCCTCATCCACGACGGCGACGCGACCTACCTCTACGAGGTCAAGGCGTCCACGGGCGACAGCGGAGAGATCATCCTGGGCGAGTCGGAGGTACGACGCGCTTCCCGGCTGGCCCCGGGCGAGACGTACTTCATCGTGTACGTCTCCCATGTCTTCGACCGTGACCGCCGCGCCATCACCGTCCTGCCCAACCCATTCGGCGCCCCGGACCTCGCAGGCTACGAACTGGTTAGCACCCAGCTGAGGCTCCGCTTCAACCTTGGCTGA
- a CDS encoding GNAT family N-acetyltransferase produces MAIRVLPVSAEQLELLDAVVALGDRYTKYLGLLTPPAYRKHAEDGGLLVAVDDEEVVGYALFGLPKRSLYVRLAHLCVAEEHRGRGVARALIEAIRARHAHRLGIRAKCRRDYGLSGMWTALGFVPKGESLGRGKDQETLDTWWLDLGHEDLFTEAQSDALLVVTVDHGVFAGLRGTGAERAVAESRALEAGWLADLIELAFTPQLLHDVRDVEEREARNHERAGLVELRSLSPDSAAVAIRLEELAAAARKELPDVPLDGRQRSRLRYVAETSCAGLQVLVTRDPALAALADIAWDVARVKVVSPAVVTLHVDELRQAQVYRPADLMGTAFSADEIAPGSEGELVAFFDQAEGDRGTAFAERLKSLANDGVLWSRELLRDGEGHPVALYVWAMDGRTLNVAFLRTASHPLEETLARQLLFLLKRLGRERGAQAVRITDPFLSPTAMSAAGADGFTEGESGFTALLVDVCGPAESVSEKAAEIAGRMRRSTPRLDDRASPEIVSMAERVWWPAKLIDTALPSFIAPIKPRWSTELFDVPAMLVPRDDVLGISREHVYYRSSGHRGESVPARILWYVSEGTSGQQGKMVIGCSRLDEVVIDDPDTLFSRFEHLGVYGRAEVRATADDSGKVMALRFSDTEIFPVQVTHSRLTALANGLGLRLSLMSLSKISNALFQAVYEEGHRKT; encoded by the coding sequence ATGGCGATCAGAGTGCTGCCGGTGTCTGCGGAACAGTTGGAGTTGCTGGACGCGGTTGTCGCTTTGGGCGACCGATACACGAAGTATCTGGGTCTGCTCACGCCGCCTGCCTACCGTAAGCACGCCGAGGACGGCGGCCTGCTGGTGGCTGTGGATGACGAGGAGGTCGTTGGTTACGCGCTCTTCGGGCTGCCTAAGCGGAGTCTGTATGTGCGTCTGGCTCATTTGTGCGTGGCCGAGGAGCATCGAGGCAGGGGTGTTGCTCGTGCGCTGATCGAGGCGATCCGCGCGCGGCATGCTCATCGTCTCGGTATTCGTGCGAAGTGTCGGCGCGACTATGGGCTCAGCGGCATGTGGACGGCGCTGGGCTTTGTTCCCAAGGGTGAGAGCCTGGGGCGGGGCAAGGACCAGGAGACGCTGGACACCTGGTGGCTCGACCTGGGGCACGAGGATCTGTTCACCGAGGCTCAGAGTGATGCGCTGCTGGTGGTGACCGTCGACCATGGGGTGTTCGCTGGGCTGCGCGGTACGGGAGCGGAACGCGCTGTTGCGGAGTCGCGTGCCCTCGAAGCGGGATGGCTCGCCGACCTGATCGAGCTCGCGTTCACTCCGCAGCTTCTGCACGATGTACGCGATGTCGAGGAGCGTGAGGCGCGCAACCATGAGCGCGCGGGGCTGGTTGAGTTGCGGTCACTGTCTCCGGACAGCGCAGCCGTGGCCATCCGCTTGGAGGAGCTGGCCGCGGCAGCCAGGAAGGAGCTGCCTGATGTCCCCCTCGACGGTCGGCAGCGCTCCCGCTTGCGCTACGTGGCCGAGACATCGTGTGCCGGGCTCCAGGTGCTGGTGACGCGCGATCCCGCACTGGCGGCTCTGGCCGACATCGCCTGGGACGTCGCACGGGTCAAGGTCGTCTCCCCGGCCGTGGTCACGCTGCATGTGGACGAATTGCGCCAGGCCCAGGTGTACCGTCCTGCGGATCTCATGGGGACTGCCTTCTCCGCCGACGAGATCGCGCCAGGCAGTGAAGGAGAGCTGGTCGCCTTCTTCGACCAGGCCGAGGGTGACCGTGGAACGGCCTTCGCGGAGCGACTGAAAAGCCTCGCCAATGACGGCGTGCTGTGGAGCAGGGAGCTGCTCCGGGACGGAGAGGGGCATCCCGTAGCCCTTTATGTCTGGGCTATGGACGGCCGCACGCTGAACGTGGCGTTCCTCCGCACGGCATCGCACCCGCTGGAGGAGACACTCGCCCGGCAACTGCTGTTCCTGCTCAAGCGGCTCGGCCGAGAGCGAGGGGCGCAGGCGGTCCGTATCACCGATCCGTTCCTGTCGCCGACGGCGATGTCGGCTGCCGGCGCGGACGGTTTCACGGAGGGCGAGAGTGGTTTCACCGCACTCCTGGTCGACGTCTGCGGACCTGCCGAGTCCGTCTCGGAGAAGGCCGCGGAGATCGCGGGACGGATGAGGCGGTCGACGCCACGGCTGGATGATCGCGCGTCGCCCGAGATCGTGAGCATGGCCGAGCGGGTGTGGTGGCCGGCCAAACTGATCGACACGGCCCTGCCCTCCTTCATCGCCCCCATCAAGCCGCGCTGGTCCACGGAGCTCTTCGACGTTCCGGCCATGCTCGTTCCCCGGGACGACGTCCTGGGCATCAGCCGCGAGCACGTTTACTACCGCTCGTCCGGACACCGGGGAGAGAGCGTTCCCGCCCGGATCCTGTGGTACGTCAGTGAGGGGACTTCGGGGCAGCAGGGCAAGATGGTCATCGGCTGTTCACGTCTGGACGAGGTGGTCATCGACGACCCTGACACCCTCTTCTCGCGATTCGAACACCTGGGCGTATATGGTCGTGCCGAAGTGCGTGCGACAGCCGACGACTCGGGCAAGGTCATGGCTCTGAGGTTCTCGGACACAGAGATCTTTCCCGTACAGGTGACGCATTCACGATTGACCGCGTTGGCGAACGGGCTGGGACTACGGTTGTCGCTGATGTCGCTGTCCAAGATCAGCAACGCGCTGTTCCAGGCCGTTTACGAAGAGGGGCACCGAAAGACGTGA
- a CDS encoding ASCH domain-containing protein, whose amino-acid sequence MSDPERAMLLSVHPRFATAILAGTKTVEVRRQRVAAPPGTPVLLYATAPTMAIVGMARIASVQVASPREVWSASRTSAGISRREYDEYMSGATQASGLSLEEPIAFEDPVPLAALRASGSFHPPQSYRYLTDEDLRKVAEAAPVTRAALQVALNDLAPA is encoded by the coding sequence GTGAGTGATCCGGAGCGCGCGATGCTGCTGTCCGTCCACCCTCGGTTCGCCACGGCGATCCTTGCCGGAACCAAGACGGTCGAGGTCCGCCGGCAGCGCGTCGCCGCCCCACCGGGCACGCCCGTGCTCCTGTACGCGACCGCGCCTACGATGGCCATCGTGGGCATGGCGCGGATCGCTTCCGTGCAGGTGGCCTCCCCGCGGGAGGTCTGGTCGGCCAGCCGTACGAGCGCCGGGATCAGCCGGCGCGAGTACGACGAGTACATGAGCGGAGCGACCCAGGCCAGCGGTCTGTCACTCGAAGAACCGATCGCTTTCGAGGACCCCGTCCCTCTGGCCGCGCTGCGAGCCTCCGGGTCGTTCCATCCGCCCCAGAGCTATCGGTACTTGACCGATGAAGACCTCCGGAAGGTCGCTGAGGCAGCACCGGTGACCAGGGCGGCGCTTCAGGTCGCATTGAACGACCTGGCGCCGGCCTAG
- a CDS encoding HNH endonuclease: MAVPVAQQRKLTQRSGNICAFPECGLLLTAQGTPEDPVVVLGEMAHIVAESPNGPRGDSPLTPEERNRYENLILLCNQHHQLIDSEGALAKYTVERLHAMKEAHEQRIERRLGGRSNVSSDLPPMVNDTVYSNVLPVTQMPRYIYGAPCSARRENEVRPAATSAGMMTPFILREGRLWAFQDLRDTSNPFADVVACTETERFSTKEWWTDPDRLGWYVALLNRSLNKLTGRLGLRLDHDHHRYYFEPEAAGVERSVPYRPLNASRATRSVVWQPKKRATGEARNYWLHRAVSLRFFLIGDNQWCLSVRPELRVTSDGFESIQAKYIGRQVTRKKSRLFNHDLLGEVQFWRDFLGRSTPRIFFPFGTDRQNLIVSTSLSSGQVRWPGIPAEHDMPFKNVEYVDDLFTWAEAEGLSEDDDPADEGDEDAEEMLR; this comes from the coding sequence GTGGCCGTACCTGTCGCGCAGCAACGCAAGTTGACCCAACGTTCCGGCAATATCTGCGCCTTTCCCGAATGTGGCTTGCTGCTGACGGCTCAGGGGACGCCGGAGGACCCCGTTGTGGTGCTTGGCGAGATGGCCCACATCGTGGCGGAGAGCCCGAATGGTCCGCGGGGCGATTCTCCGTTGACGCCAGAGGAGCGCAATCGGTACGAGAATCTGATCTTGCTGTGCAATCAGCATCACCAGCTGATCGACTCCGAAGGTGCGCTGGCGAAGTACACGGTGGAGCGTCTGCACGCCATGAAGGAGGCTCACGAACAGCGGATCGAGCGCAGGCTCGGCGGGCGTTCCAATGTGTCGTCAGACCTGCCCCCGATGGTCAACGACACCGTGTACAGCAACGTGCTGCCGGTCACGCAGATGCCGCGCTACATCTACGGAGCCCCTTGCTCTGCCAGACGGGAGAACGAGGTCCGCCCGGCCGCGACGTCTGCCGGGATGATGACGCCGTTCATCCTGCGTGAGGGACGGTTGTGGGCATTCCAGGACTTGCGTGACACGAGCAACCCGTTCGCTGACGTGGTGGCGTGCACGGAGACCGAGCGCTTCTCCACCAAGGAGTGGTGGACGGACCCCGACAGGCTGGGGTGGTACGTCGCGCTGCTGAACCGGTCGCTGAACAAACTCACCGGACGTCTCGGACTGCGGCTTGACCACGACCACCACCGCTACTACTTCGAACCGGAGGCGGCAGGCGTTGAACGCTCCGTGCCGTACCGGCCGTTGAATGCCAGCAGGGCGACCCGGAGTGTCGTCTGGCAGCCCAAGAAGCGAGCGACCGGAGAGGCTCGCAACTACTGGCTTCACCGTGCTGTTTCGCTGCGCTTCTTCCTCATCGGTGACAATCAGTGGTGCCTGAGCGTCAGACCCGAGCTGCGTGTGACATCCGATGGCTTCGAGTCCATACAGGCCAAGTACATTGGGCGGCAGGTGACCCGGAAGAAATCGCGACTGTTCAACCATGACCTCCTGGGCGAAGTCCAGTTCTGGCGGGACTTCCTCGGTAGGAGCACTCCGCGGATTTTCTTCCCCTTCGGCACGGACAGGCAGAATTTGATCGTCTCGACATCGCTGAGCAGCGGGCAGGTGCGCTGGCCGGGCATTCCCGCCGAGCACGACATGCCCTTCAAGAACGTCGAGTACGTGGACGACCTCTTTACCTGGGCCGAGGCGGAGGGCTTGAGCGAGGACGATGATCCCGCTGACGAAGGCGACGAGGATGCGGAGGAAATGCTGCGATGA
- a CDS encoding argonaute/piwi family protein translates to MTARPAPPSVSPAGSPSLIASTYFPEPLLQFADDGLHIDPKAGIARYGPRSWTASGRHPTRLRVGLIGTAELVEAARTWMRSRAEGVRGDVNNPEFPGWMPDRGFFSSLEFDDAWNEELGQTELRQVLEIKSQKDRFHAALTLFETKFRQLAERDSVPDYVVIALSDQIVARCGTADYTSKETGAVHRDLRRALKASAMKFRMPTQIVRAPTLDGRDRTPPSRIAWNFFTAMYCKAGGYPWSPYGLTPGTCYVGIGFYRPLGSAAATMQTSLVQAFDERGEGLVLRGHEFEWDPNKTGSRSPHLTADGAHQLMALVLERYESVMKQTPARVVVHKTSRYWPDERDGFRAVIESRVRRYDLMALEAQSRVRLITTSKYPPLRGTRFSFGELDYLYTTGYIPALNEFHGMHVPAPLQVADHVGQDSSRDTLLREVLALTKLNWNSAALGGLLPITIKFSGLVGEIMREIPADREPLPQFKFYI, encoded by the coding sequence ATGACGGCACGCCCTGCTCCACCGAGTGTCTCGCCCGCCGGCTCGCCGTCCCTCATCGCGAGCACCTACTTTCCCGAACCGCTGCTGCAGTTCGCTGACGACGGCCTGCACATTGACCCCAAGGCTGGCATCGCACGCTACGGGCCGCGTTCCTGGACAGCATCGGGTCGCCATCCCACACGGCTGCGCGTGGGGCTGATCGGTACCGCAGAGCTCGTCGAGGCGGCCCGTACCTGGATGCGCAGTCGCGCCGAGGGCGTACGTGGGGACGTGAACAACCCGGAGTTCCCTGGGTGGATGCCCGACCGCGGGTTCTTCTCGTCGCTGGAGTTCGACGATGCGTGGAATGAAGAACTCGGGCAGACCGAATTGCGGCAGGTACTGGAGATCAAGTCGCAGAAGGACCGCTTCCACGCTGCCCTGACCCTGTTCGAGACCAAGTTTCGGCAGTTGGCAGAGCGTGACAGCGTCCCGGACTACGTCGTGATCGCGCTGTCCGACCAGATCGTGGCGCGCTGCGGCACGGCCGACTACACCAGCAAAGAGACCGGCGCGGTGCATCGCGACCTGCGCCGCGCCCTCAAGGCAAGCGCCATGAAGTTCCGCATGCCGACGCAGATCGTCCGAGCGCCCACGCTCGACGGGCGCGACAGGACGCCGCCGTCCCGCATCGCGTGGAACTTCTTCACCGCGATGTACTGCAAGGCGGGAGGCTATCCATGGAGTCCGTACGGCCTCACGCCCGGGACCTGCTACGTCGGCATCGGCTTCTACCGGCCGTTGGGTAGCGCGGCTGCGACGATGCAGACCAGCCTCGTACAAGCGTTTGACGAGCGAGGGGAAGGGCTGGTTCTTCGGGGACACGAATTCGAGTGGGACCCGAACAAGACCGGGAGCCGTTCGCCTCACCTGACGGCCGACGGCGCACACCAGCTGATGGCCCTGGTGCTCGAGCGGTACGAGTCAGTGATGAAGCAGACCCCGGCTCGCGTCGTGGTGCACAAGACCTCGCGCTACTGGCCGGACGAACGCGACGGCTTCCGTGCGGTGATCGAGTCCCGCGTGCGGCGTTACGACCTGATGGCCCTTGAGGCGCAGAGCCGGGTTCGCCTCATCACCACCTCGAAGTATCCGCCACTTCGCGGAACCCGCTTCAGCTTCGGGGAGTTGGACTACCTGTACACGACGGGTTACATACCCGCGCTCAACGAGTTCCACGGGATGCACGTTCCGGCGCCGCTCCAGGTCGCTGATCACGTCGGGCAGGACTCTTCGCGGGACACCCTGTTGAGGGAAGTTCTCGCGCTCACCAAGCTCAATTGGAACTCGGCCGCATTGGGCGGACTCCTGCCGATCACGATCAAGTTCTCCGGGCTGGTTGGCGAGATCATGAGGGAGATCCCCGCTGACCGGGAGCCACTACCTCAATTCAAGTTCTATATCTGA